In Rhodothermales bacterium, a single window of DNA contains:
- a CDS encoding PorV/PorQ family protein produces the protein MTGRSYIRLSLILFTAVFVAVPAVGQKVAKYGAGFLAGGVGARALGMGGAHVALTRDVSSGYWNPAGLADMVYPEVAYMHAERFAGVVSFDYGSAAFPINAQSTVGISFFRSGVNDIKNTLDAWDAERDQPKPNPESFFTTFSAADFAFFVGYARALTDRLSIGVTGKMIRRTIGDFADAWGYSFDVGVKYRTGRYVFGANIQDVSTMLQSWSVNQSSLQNIQDVFGQELPEGGTELVLPVARLGSGFIFPLGENELALGFDLDLAFDGQQANVINLGDVSFHPRLGTEFTYRNVLSFRAGLNRIAYSDQYGLDMTPSVGTGIQLRQVAIDYGFGDFAGLVSDLGYSHRISIKLTLEQPGLRRQGQED, from the coding sequence ATGACCGGTAGATCGTACATCAGGCTTTCACTGATTCTCTTCACCGCGGTGTTCGTCGCCGTGCCGGCGGTCGGACAGAAGGTCGCCAAGTACGGAGCCGGCTTCCTCGCCGGGGGAGTAGGAGCTCGTGCGCTCGGCATGGGCGGGGCTCATGTGGCCCTCACGAGGGACGTGAGCTCCGGGTACTGGAACCCCGCGGGCCTTGCAGATATGGTGTACCCCGAAGTTGCGTACATGCACGCCGAGCGATTTGCCGGCGTCGTTTCGTTCGACTACGGGAGCGCAGCCTTTCCGATCAATGCACAATCCACGGTCGGCATCTCGTTCTTCCGTAGCGGAGTGAACGACATCAAGAACACGCTCGATGCCTGGGATGCCGAGCGCGACCAGCCGAAGCCGAATCCGGAAAGCTTTTTTACGACGTTCTCGGCGGCCGACTTCGCGTTCTTCGTCGGCTATGCCCGGGCCCTTACCGATCGCCTCTCGATAGGCGTAACCGGCAAGATGATCCGTCGCACCATCGGCGATTTCGCTGACGCATGGGGCTACAGCTTTGACGTCGGCGTCAAGTACAGAACCGGACGCTATGTGTTTGGAGCAAACATCCAGGATGTGTCGACGATGCTTCAGAGCTGGAGTGTGAATCAGAGCTCTCTCCAGAATATTCAGGATGTATTTGGACAGGAACTCCCCGAGGGTGGAACCGAGCTCGTGCTTCCGGTGGCCCGTCTGGGTTCGGGCTTCATTTTTCCGCTGGGTGAGAATGAGCTAGCCCTGGGTTTTGACCTGGACCTGGCATTCGACGGCCAGCAGGCGAATGTGATCAACCTCGGCGACGTGTCGTTTCATCCGCGGCTCGGTACCGAGTTCACGTACCGAAACGTACTGTCGTTTCGCGCTGGATTGAACCGAATCGCCTATTCCGATCAATATGGCCTGGATATGACACCGTCGGTCGGTACAGGAATCCAGCTCCGCCAGGTCGCTATCGATTATGGATTCGGTGATTTTGCAGGCCTCGTTTCCGATCTTGGGTATTCACACCGCATCTCGATCAAGCTAACGCTCGAGCAGCCCGGCCTCCGACGACAGGGACAAGAAGACTGA
- the mce gene encoding methylmalonyl-CoA epimerase, with protein MTTLEHIGIAVENPKTVEALLGDLLGLRTYKSETVEREGVRTHFIGAGETKLELLEAIDSSSPVQRFLTKRGEGVHHLAFEVKSVAEVIKRATEMGLSPLSESSQAGADGKRVAFFHPRDTHGLLIEVCETAAATSKASPEIGSVLEFGSRQSPAVVIVTTAHGLQHEIWMRVASMLESCFYVVVVGTPTGAESPEQPVARRFTDEEGMALIVSAPYTDWAREFARRRQPAVRSLAECSFHDSEVVLAIELGRRAAERYVIPAARAASRSSIRLLADLIAQTMSPADD; from the coding sequence ATGACGACGTTGGAGCATATCGGCATCGCAGTGGAGAATCCGAAGACGGTGGAGGCCCTGCTCGGTGATCTGCTCGGCCTTCGAACGTACAAAAGTGAAACCGTCGAGCGTGAGGGCGTGCGAACTCATTTCATCGGAGCCGGAGAGACGAAGCTTGAACTGCTGGAGGCGATCGACTCGTCTTCGCCCGTGCAACGATTCCTGACGAAGCGAGGTGAGGGCGTCCATCACCTGGCGTTCGAAGTCAAGAGTGTCGCTGAGGTCATCAAGCGGGCCACGGAGATGGGACTGAGTCCGCTGTCGGAAAGTAGCCAGGCCGGAGCCGACGGTAAGCGGGTCGCCTTCTTCCATCCGCGCGATACGCACGGGCTCCTGATCGAGGTGTGCGAGACCGCCGCCGCGACTAGCAAAGCGTCGCCGGAGATCGGATCCGTGCTTGAATTCGGAAGCAGGCAGTCGCCGGCCGTGGTCATTGTCACGACTGCCCACGGTCTTCAGCACGAGATCTGGATGCGCGTTGCTTCAATGCTGGAGAGCTGCTTCTACGTTGTCGTCGTCGGCACTCCGACCGGCGCCGAAAGCCCGGAGCAACCGGTGGCCCGACGCTTCACCGACGAGGAAGGGATGGCCTTGATTGTCTCAGCGCCGTACACGGACTGGGCCCGGGAGTTTGCTCGGCGCCGGCAGCCCGCCGTACGGTCGCTGGCGGAGTGCAGTTTTCATGATTCCGAAGTTGTACTGGCAATCGAACTCGGACGCCGGGCGGCGGAGCGATACGTGATACCGGCGGCCAGGGCTGCATCGCGGTCGTCCATCCGTCTCCTGGCTGATCTTATCGCTCAAACGATGTCCCCTGCCGATGACTGA
- a CDS encoding class I SAM-dependent rRNA methyltransferase: MTIVLKPNKDKFLRKGYPWVFRNLVDRIEGTPTTGDVVRVTDASGHVFGQGFYHAESQIAVRFLTRHAAATIDADFLRARVLKAYRLRQSVFGESTHCRVIYGESDGMPGTIVDRYGDVLTWSTLCYGMEQRREVILDALTELYSPAAIVERNDNILRDKDGLPQAKGVLRGTLPDRVLLDEDGVKFEIDVLDGLKTGFFIDQRVNRRLSKLFARDRAVLDVFCADGGFGLHAAAAGATSVYALDSSQPALDRVKRNAEINGLQDRFTYERADAMDRLEELANEKKFGMVILDPPAFAKGRRHRESGIKAYQRININGFRLLEEDGILVTSSCSQAIDEQEFLKVVRYSAKKAGVSFRILARGFQPPDHPVLDSMEETSYLKLYVVQKLSDELPA; encoded by the coding sequence ATGACGATTGTACTGAAACCGAACAAAGACAAGTTTTTGCGAAAGGGCTATCCATGGGTTTTTCGGAACCTGGTGGATCGGATCGAGGGAACGCCGACAACCGGCGACGTCGTGCGGGTGACCGATGCGTCCGGGCACGTGTTTGGCCAGGGGTTCTACCACGCCGAATCACAGATCGCGGTAAGATTCCTGACGCGTCACGCAGCTGCCACGATCGACGCCGACTTCCTGCGGGCCCGCGTGTTGAAGGCATATCGGCTGCGACAGTCCGTGTTCGGAGAATCGACCCATTGTCGTGTCATCTATGGTGAGAGCGACGGCATGCCGGGAACGATCGTGGATCGCTACGGCGACGTCCTGACGTGGTCAACACTCTGCTACGGAATGGAGCAGAGACGCGAAGTGATTCTGGACGCTCTGACTGAGCTGTACTCGCCGGCCGCGATTGTCGAGCGCAATGACAACATCCTTCGGGACAAGGACGGGTTGCCTCAAGCGAAAGGCGTCCTTCGGGGGACTCTGCCGGATCGAGTCTTGCTCGACGAGGACGGCGTCAAATTCGAAATCGATGTGCTGGACGGATTGAAGACCGGTTTCTTCATCGACCAGCGCGTAAACCGGCGACTGTCGAAACTCTTTGCCCGGGATCGAGCGGTGCTGGATGTGTTCTGTGCAGATGGCGGGTTCGGTCTACACGCGGCAGCAGCGGGAGCAACGTCGGTGTACGCCCTCGATTCGTCTCAGCCCGCACTGGATCGGGTCAAGCGTAACGCAGAGATCAACGGACTCCAGGACCGTTTTACGTACGAGCGTGCGGACGCGATGGACCGGCTCGAGGAGTTGGCGAACGAGAAGAAGTTCGGGATGGTGATTCTGGACCCCCCCGCATTTGCCAAAGGGCGCCGCCATCGGGAATCCGGCATCAAGGCGTACCAGCGAATCAATATCAACGGATTCAGGCTGCTCGAAGAAGACGGCATCCTCGTCACATCCTCTTGTTCACAGGCGATCGATGAGCAAGAATTCCTCAAAGTTGTTCGATACTCGGCGAAGAAGGCCGGGGTGTCATTCAGGATCCTGGCACGTGGCTTCCAGCCTCCCGATCATCCCGTCCTCGACTCCATGGAGGAGACGAGCTATTTGAAGCTCTACGTAGTGCAGAAACTGTCCGACGAACTGCCTGCTTAA
- a CDS encoding GIY-YIG nuclease family protein, whose product MRTCYVYILSSQTRTLYVGVTSDLSRRMAEHRAKIGSRFAAKYNVTRLVHVESFDSISEAIIREKQIKGWRRSKKLALIRMHNPRWRDLADEP is encoded by the coding sequence ATGCGAACATGCTATGTGTATATCCTCTCCAGCCAGACACGAACGCTGTACGTTGGTGTAACCAGTGACCTGAGTCGACGCATGGCCGAGCACCGAGCGAAGATTGGCAGCAGATTTGCTGCGAAGTACAACGTTACTCGCCTCGTCCACGTCGAGTCGTTCGATTCAATCTCCGAAGCGATCATCCGCGAAAAGCAGATCAAAGGATGGCGCAGATCAAAGAAGTTGGCGCTTATCCGCATGCACAACCCGAGGTGGCGAGATCTTGCGGACGAACCTTAG
- a CDS encoding glycosyltransferase family 2 protein produces the protein MDSSAPPNSGLRSSLGLVIPLYNEEAVVPTLIASVEAFRLRRPFVTEVVLVDDGSTDRTATLVREHTRDLPGYTLVQFSRNFGHQLAITAGLAATAADAAVVLDADLQDPLEVIDEMVVRWQSGYDVVYGIRRRREGDSWLGRTLSASFYRIFQRLADSDTPVDVGDFRLMSREVIDAFARLEERQPYVRGLVSWLGFNQTGVEYDRPARVVGRSKYPFRKRVELAFNSIVAFSDKPLRYAARLGFLVSVFSVLGIIWTILAKIFKPEVVSGWASLIFTAFFFGGLQLFFLGIVGAYLARVYDEVKARPRYVISRQWNSDSTPSRDRVTATDKAKGAATNN, from the coding sequence ATGGACTCATCAGCCCCACCAAACTCAGGTCTTCGAAGCTCGCTGGGGCTCGTGATACCGCTTTACAACGAAGAAGCGGTCGTACCAACGTTGATCGCGTCCGTCGAAGCGTTCCGATTGAGAAGACCTTTTGTGACCGAGGTGGTGCTGGTCGATGACGGCAGCACCGACCGTACCGCTACCCTGGTCCGCGAACACACACGCGACCTGCCGGGCTACACGCTCGTGCAATTCTCGCGGAATTTCGGCCACCAACTGGCGATAACTGCCGGACTTGCCGCTACGGCAGCCGACGCTGCCGTCGTACTTGATGCCGATCTTCAGGATCCGCTGGAAGTGATTGACGAAATGGTCGTCAGATGGCAGTCGGGCTACGACGTGGTCTATGGAATACGCAGGAGGCGAGAAGGGGACTCGTGGCTCGGTCGTACGCTGTCCGCCTCGTTCTATCGGATCTTTCAGCGACTTGCGGATTCGGATACCCCCGTTGATGTGGGTGATTTCCGACTGATGTCGCGGGAGGTCATCGACGCGTTCGCCCGTCTTGAAGAGCGTCAACCCTACGTGCGCGGACTCGTCTCGTGGCTCGGCTTCAATCAGACCGGCGTCGAGTACGATCGACCGGCCAGAGTGGTCGGACGAAGCAAGTATCCGTTCCGAAAACGGGTCGAGCTTGCGTTCAACAGCATCGTCGCATTCTCGGACAAGCCGCTCCGATACGCGGCGCGGCTGGGATTCCTGGTTTCGGTTTTCTCCGTGCTGGGTATCATCTGGACGATCCTGGCAAAGATCTTCAAGCCAGAGGTTGTTTCGGGCTGGGCGAGCCTGATTTTTACGGCCTTCTTTTTTGGAGGACTACAACTTTTCTTTCTCGGGATCGTTGGGGCTTATCTGGCGCGCGTGTACGACGAAGTGAAGGCCCGCCCACGCTACGTTATCAGCCGCCAGTGGAACTCGGACAGTACGCCTTCCCGCGACCGGGTGACCGCGACCGACAAGGCAAAAGGCGCTGCAACGAATAACTGA
- a CDS encoding excinuclease ABC subunit C yields the protein MNPNLKDKLDHLPSKPGTYQHKDAAGKTIYVGKAKNLRSRVRSYFQEGRPRDGRLAAMIRKVEDVEIIVTDTEVEALILENNLIKRLKPRYNVNLRDDKSYPYICIKNERFPRVFPTRRVRQDGSRYFGPYTSVKHMRLMLDTIRSIFQLRTCSLNLAPEHIAANKYQTCLEYHIKKCKGPCVGYQSEESYDQTIRQVEKLLEGKTRNLLSLLNDEMKRVAGDMQFEDAADLRDRIAAIEKHSQRQKVVSQELVDRDIFGLHLDREEDFGVGVLFKVRDGMVIGSQHKYIKRVDGRSEAEVMQAFLEHYYTEATFFPDEVVLSDAPDEPSTLEEFLRERQGKKVPLKVPERGDKAGLMRMVVSNAGLLAEEYKLQKERQQEGRIPHAVKTLAADLRLPDLPRHIECFDISHLGGTGTVASCVVFIDGKPRKSEYRSFNIRGVEHGKPDDFESMREVIRRRYTRVKSEDGPWPDLVVIDGGKGQLSSAVESLKELDVYGRFPVVGLAKRLEEVFFPGDTEAALIPRASASLQLLQRIRNEAHRFAIMMQRKQRKKSTLTSELLDIRGVGKQSATKLLKKFGSVKKIREAGEAEITQVVGRSIASAVLRHFAEAD from the coding sequence GTGAACCCGAATCTGAAGGACAAACTCGACCACTTGCCCTCGAAGCCGGGAACGTACCAGCACAAGGATGCTGCGGGTAAGACGATCTACGTCGGCAAGGCAAAAAATCTCCGGAGTCGCGTTCGCTCCTATTTTCAGGAAGGGCGCCCTCGCGACGGAAGGCTGGCGGCGATGATCCGGAAAGTTGAAGATGTGGAGATCATTGTCACGGACACAGAGGTCGAGGCACTCATTCTCGAGAACAACCTTATCAAGAGGCTCAAGCCTCGGTACAACGTCAACCTTCGTGATGACAAGAGCTACCCGTACATCTGCATAAAGAATGAGCGGTTTCCACGGGTATTCCCCACGAGACGTGTTCGTCAGGACGGCTCCAGGTACTTCGGGCCGTACACGAGTGTAAAGCACATGCGCCTCATGCTGGACACCATCCGGTCGATCTTCCAGCTACGAACATGCAGCCTGAATCTCGCTCCAGAACACATTGCTGCAAACAAATACCAGACTTGCCTCGAGTATCACATTAAGAAATGCAAGGGGCCCTGTGTGGGGTATCAGAGCGAGGAATCGTACGACCAGACGATCCGACAGGTTGAGAAATTGCTCGAGGGAAAGACACGAAATCTCCTGTCGCTCCTAAATGACGAGATGAAACGTGTGGCCGGCGACATGCAGTTTGAAGATGCCGCCGACCTGCGAGACAGGATCGCCGCGATCGAGAAGCATTCACAACGTCAGAAGGTCGTCAGCCAGGAACTGGTCGACCGCGACATCTTCGGTCTGCACCTCGATCGGGAGGAGGATTTCGGCGTTGGCGTCCTGTTCAAGGTGCGCGATGGAATGGTGATCGGAAGCCAGCACAAGTACATCAAGCGAGTCGACGGACGAAGTGAGGCGGAAGTGATGCAGGCATTTCTGGAGCACTACTACACGGAGGCGACCTTCTTTCCGGACGAGGTCGTGTTGTCCGATGCGCCCGACGAGCCGTCGACGCTGGAGGAATTTCTTCGGGAGCGACAGGGAAAGAAAGTGCCGCTGAAGGTTCCGGAACGAGGGGACAAAGCGGGCTTGATGCGAATGGTAGTCTCCAACGCGGGACTGCTCGCTGAGGAGTACAAGCTGCAGAAAGAGCGACAGCAGGAAGGTCGGATTCCTCATGCGGTAAAGACGCTGGCGGCAGACTTGAGACTGCCCGATCTGCCCCGCCACATCGAGTGCTTCGATATCTCCCATCTCGGAGGTACAGGCACCGTCGCGTCGTGTGTAGTCTTTATTGACGGCAAGCCGCGCAAGAGCGAGTACCGGAGTTTCAACATTCGCGGCGTCGAGCATGGCAAGCCGGATGACTTCGAGTCGATGCGCGAGGTAATTCGTCGTCGGTATACACGTGTCAAGAGTGAGGACGGGCCATGGCCGGACCTCGTGGTGATTGACGGCGGGAAGGGGCAACTGTCCAGCGCCGTTGAGTCGCTCAAGGAGTTGGACGTGTACGGACGATTTCCGGTCGTAGGATTGGCCAAGCGACTGGAAGAGGTTTTCTTTCCGGGAGATACCGAAGCAGCGCTGATTCCGCGCGCCAGTGCTTCGCTGCAGTTATTGCAGCGCATCCGCAACGAGGCGCACCGCTTCGCCATCATGATGCAACGGAAACAGAGAAAGAAATCTACGCTGACGTCCGAGCTCCTTGATATAAGGGGAGTCGGGAAACAGTCGGCGACCAAGCTGCTGAAGAAGTTCGGTTCCGTCAAGAAGATCCGCGAAGCCGGTGAGGCGGAAATCACGCAGGTCGTGGGCCGATCCATTGCGAGCGCCGTGCTGAGGCATTTCGCCGAGGCGGATTGA
- the rsmB gene encoding 16S rRNA (cytosine(967)-C(5))-methyltransferase RsmB: MSSSKKHPNPRSEAVRQLERIESDGAFSGLLGLPDQMDARDKRQLTDLVAGVTRWRRWLDFVIEQYARRPVDQLDSPVRQMLRLAAYEMTVRSRPVHAVVNEYVTLAGRLARPQAKGFINAVLRRVSEHRDELPEPQMSDPAERLGIRFSHPTWMVRRWLARYGDEATQTLLAWNNKRPVFGVRVNTLRTDRAAVESQLTDRTVDWSVSGVLDDFLRVESVQPLLQSGMLLDGLVHVQDESAGLVVRVLDPQPDETVVDACAAPGGKSLYACTRMADRGRILALDANAARLRLAEKSAVAAGCSIVQFVTGDATAPQPELAGVLADRVLIDAPCTGLGVLSKRPDLRWRRSEADLATRAELQDNLLDSVSALVRPGGLLVYSTCTIEPEENDDRVDAFLRRHGNFEVESAAPFVPTAMLTPRGFFASLPHRDGMDGAFAARLRRLH; this comes from the coding sequence CTGTCCTCGTCGAAGAAACATCCAAACCCGCGTTCCGAAGCGGTTCGCCAGCTCGAGCGGATCGAGTCAGATGGCGCGTTCTCTGGCCTGCTCGGTCTGCCCGATCAAATGGATGCGCGTGATAAACGCCAGCTGACCGATCTCGTCGCGGGAGTAACCCGCTGGCGGCGGTGGCTCGACTTTGTGATTGAGCAGTATGCGCGGCGGCCCGTCGACCAGCTGGATTCTCCGGTACGCCAGATGCTCCGGCTCGCTGCGTATGAGATGACCGTTCGTTCGCGTCCAGTTCATGCCGTGGTAAACGAATACGTCACGCTTGCCGGCAGGCTGGCGCGTCCGCAGGCCAAGGGCTTCATCAATGCTGTCTTGCGACGGGTCTCGGAGCACAGGGATGAACTTCCGGAGCCGCAAATGTCCGACCCTGCAGAACGCCTCGGCATTCGTTTCTCCCATCCCACTTGGATGGTCAGGCGATGGCTCGCACGCTATGGTGATGAAGCGACTCAGACGCTTCTCGCCTGGAACAACAAGCGGCCCGTGTTTGGTGTACGTGTGAACACGCTTCGCACCGACCGTGCAGCGGTGGAATCGCAGTTGACAGATAGGACTGTCGATTGGTCCGTTTCCGGTGTCCTTGACGATTTCTTGCGAGTCGAGTCGGTACAGCCGCTGCTCCAGTCGGGTATGCTTCTCGACGGATTGGTCCACGTTCAGGACGAGTCGGCAGGGCTCGTTGTGCGCGTGCTCGACCCGCAGCCTGACGAGACGGTTGTGGATGCCTGCGCCGCTCCCGGTGGAAAATCGCTGTACGCCTGCACACGCATGGCGGATAGAGGCCGAATTCTGGCACTGGACGCCAACGCGGCCCGGCTGCGGCTCGCCGAAAAGTCGGCCGTGGCCGCCGGGTGCTCCATCGTACAGTTTGTGACGGGAGATGCTACCGCACCTCAGCCTGAACTCGCTGGCGTGCTGGCCGATCGCGTTTTGATCGACGCGCCGTGCACCGGCCTGGGTGTGCTTTCCAAGCGCCCCGATCTGCGCTGGAGACGATCAGAGGCGGACCTTGCAACACGGGCCGAACTTCAGGACAATCTTCTGGATTCCGTGTCGGCCCTCGTCCGACCGGGTGGCCTGCTGGTCTACAGCACGTGCACGATCGAGCCGGAGGAGAACGATGATCGCGTCGACGCTTTCTTGCGACGACACGGCAACTTCGAAGTCGAGTCGGCGGCTCCCTTTGTCCCGACGGCCATGCTGACGCCGCGAGGCTTCTTCGCGTCGCTTCCGCATCGGGACGGAATGGACGGGGCGTTCGCCGCGCGGTTGCGACGACTCCACTGA
- a CDS encoding TonB family protein, translating into MRNVRRNDWVGFCVSLLTHALLVVLLSFITTGASEPQPIGFIEVDFGPFADGQPVQRSRENLEQDVPAADLPPAEEQAESLAPDEARPTDVPDQRVEDEEVIASSNAETISPRTETNPDDAVVQRPTPRSQQNQQTGAGLPDGTGAATAGEQGTGTDERRAAPFQIEGLNRIPVSSSIPAYSEQVNAVIRVRITVDPQGHVVQRIPLIKGNPALERSVMETLSTWRFNPLPPNAPQENQVGTVTFRFVLE; encoded by the coding sequence ATGCGAAACGTAAGACGGAATGATTGGGTCGGATTCTGTGTGAGCCTGTTGACGCACGCGCTGCTGGTTGTCCTCCTGTCATTCATCACGACAGGCGCGAGTGAACCCCAGCCGATCGGGTTCATCGAAGTGGATTTCGGCCCGTTCGCCGACGGGCAGCCGGTGCAGCGGTCCCGTGAGAACCTGGAGCAGGACGTGCCGGCTGCAGACCTTCCGCCGGCGGAAGAACAGGCAGAGTCATTGGCGCCCGATGAGGCGCGACCGACTGACGTGCCCGATCAACGTGTGGAAGATGAGGAGGTCATTGCCTCGTCTAATGCGGAGACCATATCTCCCCGAACAGAAACGAATCCCGATGACGCTGTCGTGCAGCGTCCGACCCCTCGTTCCCAGCAGAACCAGCAGACGGGTGCCGGTCTGCCGGATGGAACGGGAGCAGCAACAGCAGGAGAGCAGGGCACCGGTACCGACGAACGCAGGGCGGCTCCGTTTCAAATCGAAGGGCTCAACAGGATTCCCGTTAGTTCGTCCATTCCGGCGTACAGCGAACAGGTCAATGCCGTCATTCGAGTTCGCATCACGGTAGATCCTCAAGGGCACGTGGTTCAGCGAATCCCTCTTATCAAGGGGAACCCGGCACTCGAACGATCTGTCATGGAAACCTTGAGCACATGGCGTTTCAACCCGCTTCCGCCAAATGCTCCGCAGGAAAATCAGGTAGGGACGGTGACGTTCCGCTTTGTGCTCGAATAG
- a CDS encoding FAD-dependent oxidoreductase, protein MIRQRIAVIGGVAAGPAAAAHAKRIDPDADVILFEKGSHISYGACEMPYYIADQIESADTLVIHDPESFQREKSVAVFAGHDVTDVHPSRNRLVVRELASGRSREERFDKFIFATGASAIRPDIQGSDADNLFTVRCLADAIGIKNYMSSHRVRHAIILGGGYIGLEMAEAMVRRQIRTTVLEPGSGLLNRYVSPALREYVQDVVHKNGVQVRSEKAVRFDVASSGAITSVGTDSGETIGCQLVIAAMGTRPNTELARRAGLRITETGTVEVDPHMRTSAANVWACGDCVEVERIVDGRKISLPLSQTAFRTARVAAENAARRGRGQPAKFPGVCGASAVKVFGLEVARAGLSLDEARAAGFDAFVESVDDWSRVSFYPGAQRLHIELVVDRRNGRLLGGAAVGTEGAALRVNVLVPLIWKGWLVSDIRDLDLIYAPPLAPSLDPLLVAANRAVRGIRSTKQ, encoded by the coding sequence ATGATCAGGCAGCGAATAGCAGTGATCGGCGGAGTCGCGGCAGGTCCCGCGGCGGCCGCACACGCAAAGCGCATTGACCCGGATGCCGACGTCATCCTCTTCGAGAAGGGTTCTCACATCTCGTATGGCGCCTGCGAGATGCCATACTACATCGCCGACCAGATCGAGTCCGCGGATACACTCGTCATCCACGATCCGGAATCGTTCCAGCGGGAGAAGTCAGTCGCGGTTTTTGCGGGTCACGACGTCACGGACGTTCACCCGAGCCGCAATCGGCTGGTCGTCCGCGAACTCGCAAGCGGTCGGTCTCGTGAAGAGCGCTTCGACAAGTTCATCTTCGCGACGGGCGCCTCAGCAATTCGACCGGATATTCAGGGCTCGGACGCAGACAACCTGTTCACCGTACGCTGTCTTGCCGACGCGATCGGTATCAAAAACTACATGTCGTCGCATCGCGTCCGTCACGCCATCATACTGGGCGGCGGATACATCGGACTTGAGATGGCTGAGGCCATGGTTCGTCGTCAGATTCGGACCACCGTTCTGGAGCCGGGCTCCGGTCTGCTGAACCGATATGTGTCACCGGCGCTTCGCGAGTACGTCCAGGATGTGGTGCACAAGAATGGCGTGCAGGTTCGATCGGAGAAGGCGGTCCGGTTCGACGTGGCAAGTAGTGGTGCGATAACCTCGGTGGGCACGGACAGTGGTGAGACGATCGGGTGCCAGCTGGTGATAGCCGCGATGGGGACACGACCCAATACCGAACTCGCGCGCCGCGCCGGACTGCGAATCACGGAAACGGGTACGGTGGAGGTAGATCCGCACATGCGCACGAGCGCTGCTAACGTGTGGGCGTGTGGCGACTGCGTCGAGGTCGAACGCATCGTGGATGGCCGGAAGATCTCACTGCCGCTTTCTCAGACGGCATTCCGCACCGCGCGCGTTGCCGCAGAGAACGCAGCCCGACGCGGTCGCGGGCAGCCGGCAAAATTTCCCGGCGTGTGCGGAGCGTCGGCCGTCAAGGTATTCGGGCTCGAAGTCGCCAGGGCCGGTCTCTCTCTGGATGAGGCCCGGGCCGCCGGATTCGACGCCTTTGTGGAGTCGGTAGATGATTGGTCGCGCGTCAGCTTCTACCCGGGAGCGCAGAGGTTGCATATCGAACTGGTAGTCGACCGCCGCAACGGACGACTGCTGGGTGGGGCAGCGGTCGGCACGGAAGGAGCGGCATTGCGTGTCAACGTGCTCGTTCCATTGATCTGGAAGGGATGGTTGGTGAGCGACATACGTGATCTGGATCTCATCTACGCACCGCCCCTCGCCCCGTCTCTGGATCCGCTGCTGGTGGCCGCGAATCGTGCAGTGCGCGGTATCCGCTCAACAAAACAGTAA